CGCGGCGTGAAATGGCGCGACGGCGGCAGCAGCGCGCGAAACGCGAGCGTCGCTGCGAGGCCGAGCACGCCGATCGCGGCGATCGCGATCCGCCATGTGAACAGGTCGGCGAGCACGCCCGCGATCACGCGCCCGGCCATCCCGCCGATCGCATTGCCGCCGACGTAGAGACCCATCGCGAGCCCGAGCCCGTCCGGGTGCACCTCCTCGGCGAGATACGCCATGCCGACGGCGGGCACGCCGCCGAGCGCGAGCCCGGTCAGTGCACGCAGCACGAGCATCTGATGCCAGTGCGGCGCGAACGCGGCGACGAGGGTGAGCACCGACGACAGCATCAGCGACGCGGTCATCAGCCGGTGACGGCTCAGGCCTTCGGATACGAAGCCCGCGACGAACACGGCGATGGCGAGCGCGCCCGTCGAGAACGACAGCGCGAGACTGCTCTGCGCGGGGCTCACGCCGAACGTGGTCGAGAATTCCGGCAGCAGCGGCTGCACGTAGTAGAGCAGCGAGAAGGTCGCGTAGCCCGCGAACAGCAGCGCGACGCTCGCGCGCCAGTAACTGCGCGAGCCGCGTTCGAGATAGGGGGGCGAGGTGTCGCGGCGCGCGGCCGCGGGCGTGGTTCCGTTCGGTGCGGTCACGCGAAGTCTCCTGACAACCGGGCAAAGGGCAGACGATACGCCCGTTGTGCAATTCGCGTGCGCGCCGCGCGTGTGGCCGGATTCGGCGGGCGGTCACATTCGACAGGGTATGATGGGGGTAGCCGCCCGTGCAAGCGCACGCGCGATGCAGTGGTTGATTGGAGACATTCGACGAATTCGCGGCACTTCGCCTGCTTCTTCTTCTTTTCGCGCTTCGATAAACCGTGAACAATGGGATTACGCGCAACACCCCGACGAGGGCGGCGCGGATCGTGCATTTGCCGGCTCGCCAGCGAGCCGGGTTTCAAGTTTCAAGAGTGGGGAACCATCATGCATGTCGGGTCGATTGTCTGCACTACCCATATCGCGGTGCCGAAGGGCGCGCGCGGCATCGTCCAGCGCGTTCTGGGCGACATGGCCATGGTGACCTGGTACGCGGGCGTGCCGGGCGAGTCGAAGGAACTCAACACCGAGCCGTTCTTTCTCGAGGACCTGATCGATACCGGCGAATCCGTGCTGCCGGCCGGCGCCGCGGTCCACTGAGCGCGCTGCCGTAGCGGACGCTCGTGTTTCGGCGCGGCTGACGGCACAATGCGGGGCATGAAAGACGACACTTCCGCCCCCGCAGCTCCCGCCGGCCCGCCGTTCGCCGGCCTCACGCCCGAGTGCGTGCTCGACGCGCTCGACAGCGTGCTGATGCCGGACGGGCTGCGCACAGACGGGCGCCTGCTCGCCCTCAACAGCTACGAAAACCGCGTCTACCAGGTCGGCATCGAAGACGGCCCGCCGGTCGTCGCGAAGTTCTACCGGCCCGCGCGCTGGACGGACGAGGCGATCCTGGAAGAACACGCGTTCGTCGCCGAACTCGCCGCGCGCGAGATTCCGGCGGTGCCCGCGCGCGCGTTCGACGGCCGCACGCTGCACGCGTTCGACGGCTTCCGCTTCTCGATCTTCGAGCGGCGCGGCGGTCGCGCGCCCGATCTCGACCGCAGCGACACGCTCGAATGGCTCGGCCGCTTCATCGGCCGGATTCACGCGGTCGGCGCGACGCAGCCGTATGTCGCGCGTCCCGTGCTCGACATCCGCACCTTCGGCTACGAGCCGCGCGACTACCTGCTCGCGCACGATTTCATCCCCGACGATGTACGGCCCGCGTACGAGACGGCGGTCACGCTCGCGCTCGAGGGCGTCGAGGCCGCGTTCGAGCGAGCCGGCGAGATCCGCCTGCTGCGCACGCATGGGGATTGTCATCCGAGCAACGTGCTGTGGACCGATGCGGGCCCGCATTTCGTCGACTTCGACGACAGCCGGATGGCGCCTGCCGTCCAGGATCTGTGGCTGCTGCTGCCGGGCGATCGCGAAGGCGCGTCGCGCGCGCTCGCGGACCTGCTCGCCGGTTACGAGGATTTCTGCGAATTCGAGCCGCGCGAACTGCATCTGGTCGAAGCGCTGCGCACGCTGCGGTTGATTCACTACGCGGCGTGGCTCGCGCGCCGCTGGGACGACCCCGCCTTCCCGGCGGCGTTCCCGTGGTTTAACACCCATCGCTACTGGGAAGCACGCGTGCTCGAACTGCGCGAGCAGATCGGCGCGATGCAGGAAGGGCCGCTCTGGCCCGTGTGACGGCTCGCGCGGCGGGGGCGCCGCGCGGTATCCCGGGGCGGGCCGCCGCGCGCGGCACGCGGCCCGCGTCGCTCAGAACTTCAGCATCAGCTTGATCAGCGCGGCGAAGCGCTTGCCGTACGGCGGCGCAAGCAGGTTGCGCGCGTTCAGCCGTGCCTGCGTGAGCACGGGCTTCATCTTCGAGAACGTCACGAAGCCGTCGTAGCCGTGATACGCGCCCATCCCGCTCGCGCCGACCCCGCCGAACGGCAAACTGCCGCACGCGATGTGCATCAGCGCGTCATTGACCGTCACGCCGCCCGAGATCGTTTCGCGCATCACGCGGTCGATCGTGCCGCCGTCTTCGTCGAACAGGTACAGCGCGAGCG
This window of the Burkholderia cepacia GG4 genome carries:
- a CDS encoding MFS transporter, translating into MTAPNGTTPAAARRDTSPPYLERGSRSYWRASVALLFAGYATFSLLYYVQPLLPEFSTTFGVSPAQSSLALSFSTGALAIAVFVAGFVSEGLSRHRLMTASLMLSSVLTLVAAFAPHWHQMLVLRALTGLALGGVPAVGMAYLAEEVHPDGLGLAMGLYVGGNAIGGMAGRVIAGVLADLFTWRIAIAAIGVLGLAATLAFRALLPPSRHFTPRRGLGFAQHRAALARHLAGRRELPVLFAMAFILMGGFVTLYNYVGYRLLAPPYSMNQATIGAIFVVYLVGVVASPWSGRMADSLGRGRVLIASVVIMLAGVALTLLQPVAAIACGIACVTFGFFAGHSTASGWVGRLATQGKGQAAALYLLSYYLGSSIVGSLGGRFWSASGWAGVAALVATLLTAGLAAAAWLRRRERSGAA
- a CDS encoding serine/threonine protein kinase: MRGMKDDTSAPAAPAGPPFAGLTPECVLDALDSVLMPDGLRTDGRLLALNSYENRVYQVGIEDGPPVVAKFYRPARWTDEAILEEHAFVAELAAREIPAVPARAFDGRTLHAFDGFRFSIFERRGGRAPDLDRSDTLEWLGRFIGRIHAVGATQPYVARPVLDIRTFGYEPRDYLLAHDFIPDDVRPAYETAVTLALEGVEAAFERAGEIRLLRTHGDCHPSNVLWTDAGPHFVDFDDSRMAPAVQDLWLLLPGDREGASRALADLLAGYEDFCEFEPRELHLVEALRTLRLIHYAAWLARRWDDPAFPAAFPWFNTHRYWEARVLELREQIGAMQEGPLWPV